The nucleotide window ATTAAAGCGGTACGCGAGCTGGGTTCAGAACGTCGTGAGACAGTTCGGTCCCTATCCGTCGCAGGCGAAAGATACTTGAGAAGAGCTGTCCCCAGTACGAGAGGACCGGGATGGACACACCGATGGTGAATCAGTTGTTCCACCAGGAGCATAGCTGAGTAGCTAAGTGTGGAAAAGATAAGCGCTGAAAGCATCTAAGCGTGAAACAGACTTCAAGATTAGGTATCTCACTTTGTTAAGAAGGTAAGATCCCTTAAAGATGATAAGGTAGATAGGCCAGAGGTGTAAGTGTAGTAATACATTAAGCTAACTGGTACTAATAGATCGAGGGCTTAATCATTATTTCCTATATGTATCTTTGAATTTACAGTTTTAATTTCAATCACCAATTAATAAGGTCTGAAATTAGAACAGAAATTCTGTGAACTTAACTCTTAAAGTGAAAAGATCAAGAGATAAGAGCAGAATAAATCGAATATTTCCGGTGGTAATTGCGGAGGGGCAACACTTGTTCCCATCTCGAACACAAAAGTTAAGTCCTCCAGCGCCTATGGTACTGCATTGGTAACGATGTGGGAGAGTAGGTCGCTGCCGGTCCTTTTTTTTATTTTTTTTGATCAAAATAACAAAAAATTGAAAATAATACTGGAAATATTATATTTTTTATGTTAAAATATAACATAGTGAAGTGATAATTTTTTATAATCCCCGATAGCTCAGTTGGTAGAGCAGATGACTGTTAATCATCTTGTCGCAAGTTCGAGTCTTGCTCGGGGAGCCATTTTTTTACTCTAATATTCAGAATAATTCAACTTATAATTATATTGTAAAAAAATTAACTTAAACAAATTATATTTTAATTATTTATTATATTTAAAATTATTTGACAATTAATATTTATAATGTTATAATTTACTTGGTTCTAAAATTAAATATAGTTTAGGTGGAGAAATGAGAAAACCTTATTAATAATAAATTGATATAATTATGTCAAAAAATCATATTATTAATAAGGTTTTTTTAGTTGCTTTATAATTCATAATAATATTAAAATTATGAATATTAATTTTTTTAAAGGAGGTGAGTAGAGAGTAGATCGTAATACTTATTATCATATTTCTTAATTAATTAGTATCAAAAAACAAGAGAGAGGTGAAAACATTTTATGAAAAGACAATTAGGAACGATGGTTGGTGGCGCAATTGCCGGTGTTTTTGTATTTAATATTTGGGGTATTTTAGCTGGAACTCAAGCTTTAGGAGATGCTGGTGGATGGCTAGGCGGTCTCTTAATAGTTGGTTTTATTTGGACTGTTAACCATTATGTAGGAGTTATTTATAATCCAGAAGGTTCAGTTTCTATTGATATGGCAACTGCAATTGCTGTTGCTGGAACAATGCAGGGTGTATTTGGTGGAGCACCACTTAGTGCAGCTTTACCTACATTATTATGGGTTGCTGTTGGTGCTGTATTAGGCGGTACTTTTGCTGCTGTAGTTCAAAACGCTATTGCTGAAGAATAATGAGAGGGGGAAAAAATAAATGGGTATCTTAAATATAGTTAGTACTGTTTTCGGAGCGATGCTTTTTCCATTCTTAATTTTAATGGTATGGGGAAAAGGTGTTGAAGAAAGAGGAATTTTTGGTGGACTAGTAATGGGTGGTTTTATTGTTGGAACAAGTTGGCTTGCAAATCACGGTGGCTCTCCTTTAATTATTCAGGGACAAGGAGCACCATGGATTGATATGGCTTGGGCAGCTTCTATTGGTATTATGACACATGGTATAATTACTGGTGGAGATTTCAAAAAGTCGGTACCTACATTGATTTTTGCTATTATTGGAGGTATTATTGGAGGCTTTGTTTTATTTGCAGCAGCTTAATTGCTATAATTTTTAATTTTAAATTTTATTTTAATAAATTAAATTTAACATATTAAATCAGGAGGGTATAAAATGGAAAAATATATTCTATCAATTGATCAGGGAACTACAAGTTCTAGGGCAATAGTTTTTAATAATGATGGAGCTATCGTAAGTTCAGCTCAAAAAGAGTTCACTCAGCATTTTCCAAAACCAGGCTGGGTAGAACATGATCCTGATGAAATTTGGGGTACAACATTAGCTGTTATTGCAGATGCTATGGGTACTAAAGATATCAAACCTACTCAAATTGCTGCAATCGGAATTACAAATCAGCGTGAAACTACTGTTGTATGGGATGCAGAAACTGGCAAACCTATCCATAATGCAATTGTATGGCAGGATAGAAGAACAGCTTCAATATGTGATGATTTAAAAGAGCAGGGATTAGAAGAAGAGATTAAAGATAAGACCGGTTTAGTTGTTGACGCTTATTTCTCTGGAACAAAAATTAAGTGGTTATTAGATAATGTAGAAGGTGCTAGAGAGAAGGCAGAACAAGGAAAATTAAGATTTGGTACTATTGATAGTTGGTTAATTTGGAAATTAACAGGTGGAAATACTCACGTAACTGATTATACCAACGCTTCAAGAACTCTCATTTATAATATCAAAGAATTAGAATGGGATGACCATCTATTAGAGGTTCTAGATATACCTAAATCAATGTTACCTGAAGTTAAACAGTCCAGTGAAGTTTATGGTAATACAGTTGATTATCATTTCTTTGGTGCTGAAGTTCCAATTGCTGGTATTGCTGGAGATCAGCAGGCAGCTACTTTTGGTCAAGTATGTTATGAAAAAGGTATGGCTAAGAACACATATGGTACTGGTTGTTTCATGTTAATGAATACTGGAGAAGAACCTGTTAAATCTGAAAATGGATTGTTAACAACAATTGCCTACGGTATTAACGGCAAAGTTAATTATGCATTAGAAGGTTCTATCTTTATTGCTGGAGCTGCTATTCAGTGGTTAAGAGATGAATTAAACTTAATTGATAATGCTCCTGATTCAGAATACTTTGCTAAAAAAGTTGATAGCACAGATGGTGTTTATGTAGTTCCTGCATTTGCTGGACTTGGTGCACCATATTGGGATATGTATGCTCGTGGAACAATTGTTGGATTAACTAGAGGTACTTCTAAAGAACATTTAATCCGTGCTACATTAGAATCTCTTGCTTATCAAACTAGAGATGTTCTGGAAGCTATGGAAGCAGATTCAGGTATTGAACTTAAAACTCTACGTGTAGATGGTGGAGCTGCGATGAATGACTTCTTAATGCAATTCCAGGCTGATATACTTGGAACAGAGGTTGAAAGACCAGAAATTAATGAAACAACTGCTTTAGGTTCAGCTTATCTTGCTGGATTAGCTGTTGGCTACTGGAATAATTTAGATGAACTTGTTGCTAAGTGGAAAAAAGATGCTTTATTTGTTCCAAATATGGCTAATGAAAAACGCGAAAAATTATATGCTGGCTGGAAGAAAGCAGTAGAAAGATCAAGAGACTGGTCAGAAGAATAAATAAAAGCAAAAATAGTCAAATAGTAATTTGAAGAGTATAGTTAAATAGTAAGCTGTTTTATTGGATAAAGATAAGAATTAAACCCAATCCAGGTACCATATTTAAATATGCTATCTGATTGGGTTTTTTTTCTTTAGCTTTGAGAAAATTATATATTTAGGGGGTTATTAAATTGTCTAAAGACAAATATGATGTAATTATAGTTGGAGCAGGTGTTTCTGGCTGTGCAGTAGCCTGGAAACTTGCCAGATATAATTTAGATATATTAATATTAGAAAAAGCTCCAGATGTAGCAACTGGAACTACAAAAGCAAATACTGCGATAATTCATGCAGGATACAATGCAGATCCTGAAAAACAAAAAGGAAGATTGAATAAAAAAGGTAATGTACAGATAAAAGATATTGTAGAAGATTTAAGTGTACCGTTTGAACAAATAGGGTCTTTGGTTGTGGGAATGGAAGATGACGATTTAAGTGTTATCGATGAATTATTAGAAAAAGGAAAAGAAAATGGGGTAGAAGGTTTAGAAATAGTAGATAAAGAATGGCTGCAGAAAGAAGAGCCTCACTTAAGTGATAAAGCCGTAAGAGCTTTATGGGCTCCTACAGCTGGGATTATTACTCCCTGGGAATTTGCTTTAGCTTTGGCAGAAAATGCAGTAGCAAATGGTGCTGAAATAATGCTTGAAACTGAAGTTCAGGATGTTTATACAGAAGATGGAAAAGTTACAGGAGTAAAAACTAATCAGGGTGATTTTGCAGCAGATTATGTAATTAATGCTGCTGGTCTTTATGCTGATGATGTAGCAAGAATGGTAGGAATTGAGAAAATAGATATTCATCCAAGAAAAGGTGAATATTATATTTATGATCATGCCAAGGATTTTGAAATTAATCATGTTTTATTTCCAATTCCAACTAAAATTTCTAAAGGTATTGTCTGCACAAAAACTGTAGAAGATAATCTTTTAATTGGACCGACTTCTGATTTTGTTGACAGTAAAGAGGATCTTGCAACAACAAGGGAAGGTTTAGATCATGTTTTTAATGGAGCAAAAAAAATGTTTCCAGATCTTACATTAAAGGATAGTATCAGAGTTTTTGCTGGTTTAAGAGCAGCAGATACAACTGAAGATTTTGTGATTGAAGCTGCAGAAGATGTGGCTGGTTTTGTTAATGTTGCAGGTATTCAGTCTCCTGGACTTTCTTCAGCACCTGCAGTTGCAGATTTAGTAGCTGAAATACTTGAAAATGAAGGCTTAACTTTAGAAGAAAAAGAAGATATTATAGAGACTAGAGAAGAACCCGCTAGATTTTATGAAATTTCTAATGAAGAAAGAGCTGCATATGCAGAAGAAGATAAAGAATATGGACAGATCATCTGCCGTTGTGAAACAGTTTCATTAAAAGAAATAAAAGATGCAATTAATGGACCTATACCAGCAAGAACTGTTAATGCAGTAAAAAGAAGAACAAGAGCTGGAGCAGGTAGATGTCAGGGTGGATTCTGTGGACCTCGGGTAACTCAAATAATTGCTGATGAACTTGGTATTGACACAACTGAAGTGAGACTAGAAAAAGATAATTCTAAGATAGTTGAGCACAAAATAAAAGGATTACTTGGAAGTCAGGGTGATGCAGAATGATTAAAGTTAAAAAAGATGTAGTTGTAATTGGTGGAGGACCTGCTGGTTTAGCTGCTGCAGCTAAAGTTTATGATAATGGTATTAAAGATGTAATGATTCTTGAGCGTGACTTTGAGCTTGGAGGTATACTGCCTCAGTGTATTCATAATGGTTTTGGTCTACATCACTTTGGCGAAGAATTGACAGGACCAGAATATTCACAAAGATTTGAAAATGACGTTGAAGAACGTGATATTGAGGTAAAGCTTAATACAATGGTGCTTGATGTTACTGCCGATAAAAAGGTTTTTGCAATGAATAAAGATCAAGGTGCAATGGAAATTCAGGCAAAAGCTGTAATTCTTGCAATGGGCTGTCGTGAAAGAACAGCTGGAGCACTTGGAATTCCAGGTACAAGGCCTGCTGGTGTTTTAACTGCTGGAACAGCACAAAGATTTACCAATATAGAAGGTTATGTTCCTGGAAAAAAAGTAGTAATTTTAGGCTCCGGTGATATTGGTTTAATTATGGCTAGACGTATGAGATTAGAAGGTGCAGATGTAAAAGCAGTTTGCGAAATTTTGCCCTATACAGGAGGATTAACAAGGAATGTAGTTCAGTGTTTAGAAGATTATGATATTCCATTAATGTTAAATCATACAGTAACAAAAATTATAGGTAATGATAGATTAGAAGCTGTAGAGATAACAGAAGTTGATGAAAACATGAAGCCAATACCAGAAACTGCTGAGATAGTAGAAGCAGATACTTTACTTCTTTCTGTTGGTTTAATACCAGAAAATGAACTATCTAAAAAAGCAGAAGTTGTTTTAGATGATAGAACTGGTGGTCCAATAGTTAATGAAGGTCGAGAAACAAACATTGATGGTATCTTTGCCTGTGGTAATGTACTTCATGTACATGATCTTGTTGATTGGGTTACAGAAGAATCACAAATTGCAGGGGACTGGGCAGCAA belongs to Halanaerobium saccharolyticum subsp. saccharolyticum DSM 6643 and includes:
- a CDS encoding NAD(P)/FAD-dependent oxidoreductase, with the protein product MIKVKKDVVVIGGGPAGLAAAAKVYDNGIKDVMILERDFELGGILPQCIHNGFGLHHFGEELTGPEYSQRFENDVEERDIEVKLNTMVLDVTADKKVFAMNKDQGAMEIQAKAVILAMGCRERTAGALGIPGTRPAGVLTAGTAQRFTNIEGYVPGKKVVILGSGDIGLIMARRMRLEGADVKAVCEILPYTGGLTRNVVQCLEDYDIPLMLNHTVTKIIGNDRLEAVEITEVDENMKPIPETAEIVEADTLLLSVGLIPENELSKKAEVVLDDRTGGPIVNEGRETNIDGIFACGNVLHVHDLVDWVTEESQIAGDWAAKYISGDYKRAEEKIDIKAGENVAYVIPQSIELEAEDRKRIPLYMRVSTPLTAVDIELYADGEKLYSFSEPFAKPGEMISVPLAQKTLNDLDHVSEIRVDIIEKEGE
- a CDS encoding NAD(P)/FAD-dependent oxidoreductase, with the translated sequence MSKDKYDVIIVGAGVSGCAVAWKLARYNLDILILEKAPDVATGTTKANTAIIHAGYNADPEKQKGRLNKKGNVQIKDIVEDLSVPFEQIGSLVVGMEDDDLSVIDELLEKGKENGVEGLEIVDKEWLQKEEPHLSDKAVRALWAPTAGIITPWEFALALAENAVANGAEIMLETEVQDVYTEDGKVTGVKTNQGDFAADYVINAAGLYADDVARMVGIEKIDIHPRKGEYYIYDHAKDFEINHVLFPIPTKISKGIVCTKTVEDNLLIGPTSDFVDSKEDLATTREGLDHVFNGAKKMFPDLTLKDSIRVFAGLRAADTTEDFVIEAAEDVAGFVNVAGIQSPGLSSAPAVADLVAEILENEGLTLEEKEDIIETREEPARFYEISNEERAAYAEEDKEYGQIICRCETVSLKEIKDAINGPIPARTVNAVKRRTRAGAGRCQGGFCGPRVTQIIADELGIDTTEVRLEKDNSKIVEHKIKGLLGSQGDAE
- a CDS encoding Lin0368 family putative glycerol transporter subunit, with the translated sequence MKRQLGTMVGGAIAGVFVFNIWGILAGTQALGDAGGWLGGLLIVGFIWTVNHYVGVIYNPEGSVSIDMATAIAVAGTMQGVFGGAPLSAALPTLLWVAVGAVLGGTFAAVVQNAIAEE
- a CDS encoding Lin0368 family putative glycerol transporter subunit, which gives rise to MGILNIVSTVFGAMLFPFLILMVWGKGVEERGIFGGLVMGGFIVGTSWLANHGGSPLIIQGQGAPWIDMAWAASIGIMTHGIITGGDFKKSVPTLIFAIIGGIIGGFVLFAAA
- the glpK gene encoding glycerol kinase GlpK; the protein is MEKYILSIDQGTTSSRAIVFNNDGAIVSSAQKEFTQHFPKPGWVEHDPDEIWGTTLAVIADAMGTKDIKPTQIAAIGITNQRETTVVWDAETGKPIHNAIVWQDRRTASICDDLKEQGLEEEIKDKTGLVVDAYFSGTKIKWLLDNVEGAREKAEQGKLRFGTIDSWLIWKLTGGNTHVTDYTNASRTLIYNIKELEWDDHLLEVLDIPKSMLPEVKQSSEVYGNTVDYHFFGAEVPIAGIAGDQQAATFGQVCYEKGMAKNTYGTGCFMLMNTGEEPVKSENGLLTTIAYGINGKVNYALEGSIFIAGAAIQWLRDELNLIDNAPDSEYFAKKVDSTDGVYVVPAFAGLGAPYWDMYARGTIVGLTRGTSKEHLIRATLESLAYQTRDVLEAMEADSGIELKTLRVDGGAAMNDFLMQFQADILGTEVERPEINETTALGSAYLAGLAVGYWNNLDELVAKWKKDALFVPNMANEKREKLYAGWKKAVERSRDWSEE